The Pogona vitticeps strain Pit_001003342236 chromosome 3, PviZW2.1, whole genome shotgun sequence genome includes a window with the following:
- the UBASH3A gene encoding ubiquitin-associated and SH3 domain-containing protein A translates to MAVADVHLYTKVLSKYKNRSTQSLLEPLMATGFPVHTALKALAATGQKSVEDATKWLHSHCNDPSLEDPIPQEYALYLCPTGPLNNVLMDFWRESKLQCGKNKAHNIFPHITLSEFFTCEDQKVEGLYEALKRAGDRFSSCFPAIISLSLHSSSTYIGLFVSDGPANIIKSFAAAFATEAMVLADCHIKPSTKQLHLTLANKFSPHHQRTLEQLAKSINAKQSCQWMAALYSRDMRFVHYPVLRALFQYKPQNIDELMLNPGDLLYLDRAEPADICNGWVIGISHRTGCRGFLPENYTEKANESDTWVKHREYIFTLGSGQPSKNQPELGMQLRNPNPLPRNVAKTPALQLSWRTAPRGLLVIRHGESVDQVFGKSWLQQCFGADGKYYRADLNFPSSLPNRKNGIKDFECDPPISSCGIFQARLIGEALLEQQVMVSCVYSSPALRCIQTAQHILEGLQLEQKAKVYIEPGLFEWTKWETSTAIPPFMTRRELSDISYSVDTTYKCSFPLSSLMPSESFEDYVNRCSETIKHIIGSCATKGTILIVGHGSSLDSFTRPLLGLPARDGNDFAQLVRKIPSLGMCFCEELEEEKKWQMINPPIKMLTHGANAAFNWKHILLDS, encoded by the exons ATGGCAGTGGCTGACGTGCACCTCTACACAAAGGTCTTGAGCAAGTACAAAAACAGAAGTACCCAGTCCCTACTGGAGCCTCTCATGGCCACAGGGTTCCCTGTACATACAGC GCTAAAAGCATTGGCAGCTACCGGACAAAAGTCAGTAGAAGATGCGACAAAATG GTTGCATTCCCACTGCAATGATCCTTCTTTGGAAGATCCAATACCTCAGGAATATGCCCTCTATCTGTGCCCAACAGGCCCCTTGAACAATGTGCTGATGGACTTTTGGAGAGAAAGCAAACTTCAGTGTGGGAAAAATAAAGCCCACAACATTTTCCCACATATCACACTTTCTGAATTCTTTACG TGTGAAGACCAAAAAGTTGAAGGTCTATATGAAGCCTTAAAGAGAGCAGGGGACCGGTTTTCCAGCTGCTTCCCAGCCATCATCTCTCTGTCACTACATTCCTCCAGCACGTACATTGGCTTATTTGTGAGTGATGGCCCTGCAAACATCATCAAATCATTTGCTGCAGCTTTTGCAACAGAGGCTATGGTCTTAGCAG ATTGTCACATAAAACCCTCAACAAAACAACTCCACCTTACACTGGCGAACAAATTCTCCCCTCACCACCAAAGGACTCTGGAACAACTAGCCAAATCAATCAATGCAAAGCAAAGCTGCCAGTGGATGGCAGCTCTGTATTCCAGGGATATGCGCTTTGTGCACTACCCG GTTTTGAGGGCCTTGTTCCAGTATAAGCCTCAGAATATTGATGAGCTGATGCTGAATCCTGGGGATCTGCTATACCTCGATCGGGCAGAACCGGCAGACATTTGCAATGGATGGGTGATTGGAATCTCCCATCGAACTGGATGCCGGGGGTTTCTtccagagaattacacagaaaaaGCCAATGAATCAGATACTTGGGTCAAACACAG AGAATATATTTTCACTCTAGGTTCAGGACAACCTTCCAAGAATCAACCTGAACTTGGCATGCAGCTGCGAAACCCAAATCCATTGCCTAGAAATGTAGCCAAAACACCTGCTCTCcag CTTTCTTGGAGAACAGCACCAAGAGGCCTTTTGGTGATACGTCATGGGGAAAGTGTAGATCAAGTATTTGGGAAGTCTTGGCTTCAGCAGTGTTTCGGTGCGGATG gaaaATATTATCGAGCAGATCTAAATTTCCCCTCCAGTCTACCAAATCGAAAAAACGGCATCAAGGACTTTGAATGTGATCCTCCTATATCATCCTGTGGTATCTTCCAAGCTAGGCTGATTG GAGAAGCCTTGCTAGAACAGCAAGTGATGGTTAGCTGTGTTTACTCTTCTCCGGCATTGCGCTGTATCCAAACTGCACAGCATATATTGGAAG GGCTTCAGCTAGAGCAAAAAGCTAAGGTCTATATTGAACCAGGGCTCTTTGAATGGACTAAATGGGAGACAAGCACTGCAATTCCTCCTTTTATGACACGAAGAGAACTGTCTGACATCAGTTACAGTGTGGATACCACCTACAA ATGcagttttcctctttcttctttgatGCCATCTGAAAGTTTTGAGGACTATGTTAATAGATGCTCTGAGACGATAAAACACATCATTGGCTCTTGTGCAACTAAAG GCACCATCCTGATCGTTGGCCATGGCTCATCTCTGGATTCCTTCACTCGGCCATTGTTGGGTCTCCCTGCTAGAGATGGCAATGACTTTGCCCAACTTGTtcgaaag ATACCTTCACTGGGCATGTGTTTCTGTGAAGAActtgaagaggagaaaaaatggCAAATGATTAATCCACCAATCAAAATGTTAACCCATGGAGCAAATGCGGCATTTAATTGGAAACACATCCTTCTGGACAGCTAA